The following coding sequences lie in one Rutidosis leptorrhynchoides isolate AG116_Rl617_1_P2 chromosome 4, CSIRO_AGI_Rlap_v1, whole genome shotgun sequence genomic window:
- the LOC139841510 gene encoding uncharacterized protein: MGRIAQMLSERQLGSLPANTQANPNIGPMKNEHVPNKDEPVVIEKEKEPEASTTVKAKVSQEPLARVYKAPIPYPQRLKKDKLASQYKKFSYMIKQISVNMPLKDVLLGMQNYGRFIKDLISDKGKYEEVSTTFLNEECSAILKKQNTPPKLGDTGSFLIPCKMGDSVVYDALADLGASINLMPYSLYLKLGLGELTPTRMGIRLADCSCSYPIGKAEDLPVGVNSFTFPTDFVILEMEEDAKVPLILGHPFLNTVDAIIFVQKKQLSIGVGDERVTFSVDKAMKYPSSSDDSCFRIDVIDNCVDDDLQELFGIDTSDVTPLGESDEFHVESELEELLKVVTDFEDKDVENFDLKEEEPFEEIKNEDRLLNVLRDHKRAIAWKTTDISGINPSFCTHKILVEDEYKPVVQRKRRLNPNMKEVVKKEVVKLLDAGLIYPISDSPWVSSVQVVPKKGGTTVVLNERNELVPTRTVTGWRVCIDYRRLNDATRKDHFPLPFIDQMLERLAGKEFYCFLDGFSGYYQIPIDPKDQEKTTFTCPYGTFAYKHMPFGLCNAPGTFQRLERMLIPCEKLNLVLNWEKCHFMVKEGIVLGHKSSRVGIEVDPAKIDVIHKLPHLTNVKAIRSFLGHAGFYRRFIKDFSKIARPLTKLLEKDIPFDFNDDCVNAFSILKEKLTHAPIMVSPDWALPFELMCDASDVALGAVLGQRKINHFQPIYYASKTLTGA, encoded by the exons ATGGGTCGTATCGCACAAATGTTATCGGAGAGACAACTGGGTTCCCTTCCGGCTAATACTCAAGCTAATCCGAATATTGGGCCAATGAAGAACGAGCAT GTACCCAACAAGGACGAGCCCGTAGTTATTGAAAAGGAAAAAGAGCCTGAAGCTTCGACCACTGTAAAAGCTAAAGTGAGTCAAGAACCACTGGCGAGGGTGtacaaagcaccaattccttacccTCAAAGGTTGAAGAAAGACAAGCTTGCAAGTCAATACAAGAAATTTTCCTACATGATCAAACAAATTAGCGTTAACATGCCATTGAAGGATGTTTTGTTGGGCATGCAAAATTATGGGAGGTTTATCAAGGACCTCATTTCTGATAAGGGTAAATATGAGGAGGTGtccaccacattcctcaatgaggagtGCTCGGctatcttgaaaaagcaaaatacaCCCCCAAAGTTAGGTGACACGGGTAGTTTTCTTATCCCATGCAAGATGGGAGATTCGGTGGTGTATGATGCACTCGCCGACCTGGGCGCAAGTattaacttaatgccttattcCTTATATCTCAAACTTGGCCTAGGAGAGTTGACACCCACTAGGATGGGAATTAGATTAGCAGACTGTTCATGTAGCTATCCGATCGGTAAAGCCGAGGATTTACCCGTGGGTGTAAATTCATTCACCTTTCCTACTGATTTTGTTATCCTAGAAATGGAGGAGGATGCTAAGGTACCACTCATCTTGGGTCATCCCTTCCTCAACACCGTTGATGCCATTATTTTTGTCCAAAAGAAGCAATTGAGCATTGGTGTCGGTGACGAGAGGGTTACCTTTAGTGTAGATAAAGCCATGAAATACCCTAGTTCATCCGATGATTCATGTTTTAGGATTGATGTTATTGATAATTGTGTTGATGATGACTTGCAGGAACTCTTTGGAATTGATACTTCCGATGTCACCCCATTGGGTGAAAGTGATGAGTTTCATGTTGAGTCGGAACTAGAAGAATTGTTGAAGGTTGTTACCGATTTTGAGGATAAAGATGTTGAAAATTTTGATCTCAAGGAGGAGGAACCATTTGAAGAAATCAAGAATGAAGATCG GTTATTAAATGTTCTTAGGGACCATAAAAGGGCTATAGCATGGAAGACGACCGATATTTCGGGTATTAATCCTTCTTTTTGCACTCACAAAATCCTCGTGGAGGATGAGTATAAACCGGTTGTTCAAAGAAAAAGAAGGTTAAACCCGAATATGAaggaagttgttaagaaggagGTAGTCAAATTACTTGACGCCGGGTTGATATACCCTATCTCCGATAGCCCATGGGTGAGTTCCGTACAAGTTGTACCCAAAAAAGGGGGTACCACCGTTGTGCTAAATGAAAGGAACGAACTTGTTCCAACACGTACGGTGACAGGGTGGAGAGTATGCATCGATTatcgtcgtttaaacgacgccaccAGGAAGGATCATTTCCCGCTACCATTCATTGACCAAATGCTTGAACGTTTGGCGGGGAAGGAATTCTATTGTTTCCTGGATGGATTTTCCGGGTACTATCAAATCCCCATTGACCCcaaggatcaagagaaaactactttcacttgTCCTTATGGTACATTTGCATATAAGCATATGCCATTCGGGTTGTGCAATGCACCCGGCACTTTCCAacg TCTTGAGCGAATGCTCATCCCTTGCGAAAAGTTAAACCTTGTCTTGAATTGGGAGaagtgccacttcatggtgaaggaaggcattgttctcGGTCATAAAAGTTCTCGTGTGGGGATTGAGGTAGATCCGGCTAAAATTGATGTTATTCATAAGCTTCCTCATCTCACCAATGTTAAAGCAATCcgtagttttcttggtcatgcgggTTTTTATCggcggtttatcaaagatttttccaagattgccCGCCCCTTGACTAAACTACTTGAGAAGGACATTCCATTCGATTTTAATGATGATTGTGTGAACGCCTTTTCCATTCTCAAAGAGAAGCTAACACACGCTCCGATTATGGTTTCACCCGATTGGGCATTACCTTTCGagctcatgtgtgatgcgagtgatgtCGCCTTAGGCGCGGTCTTGGGACAAAGGAAGATCAATCACTTCCAaccaatttattatgcaagtaagacgCTTACGGGAGCTTAA
- the LOC139841511 gene encoding uncharacterized protein, with amino-acid sequence MPCGRSEPRSRCPLEQHLFQLVYGKACHLPVEVDHRAYWALKLCNTDLAKAGESRFLQLHELEELRLEAYENSISYKEKTKRWHDARLKGRKEFKEGDRVLMFLSRYKFSPGKLRSRWSGPYVVKRVFPSGYVELIGNDGNNFKVNGHRLKLYYDGVDVTEREDLTFYPKAN; translated from the coding sequence ATGCCTTGTGGGCGTTCCGAACCGCGTTCAAGATGCCCATTGGAACAACACCTTTTTCAATTAGTTTATGGAAAGGCATGCCACCTTCCGGTCGAAGTTGATCATAGAGCTTATTGGGCGCTCAAGTTGTGCAACACTGATTTAGCCAAAGCGGGTGAATCGAGGTTTTTACAATTGCACGAATTAGAGGAGTTAAGATTAGAGGCTTATGAAAATTCCATCTCTTATAAAGAGAAAACTAAGCGATGGCACGATGCCCGCTTGAAAGGGAGAAAAGAGTTTAAGGAGGGTGACAGAGTGTTAATGTTCTTGTCGCGTTACAAGTTTTCACCAGGAAAACTTAGGTCCCGATGGTCGGGACCGTATGTGGTCAAACGCGTTTTTCCCTCCGGTTATGTCGAATTGATTGGAAATGATGGTAATAATTTCAAGGTGAATGGGCACCGATTGAAGCTTTATTATGATGGTGTCGATGTAACGGAGCGTGAGGATCTCACGTTTTACCCCAAGGCTAACTAA